The Candidatus Rokuibacteriota bacterium genome has a segment encoding these proteins:
- a CDS encoding heterodisulfide reductase subunit B codes for MPINLPVIQPGTQARKGPFARRPEDAAESLRERTLELAERGEWIVQRVPEPHLEVPTRSSGVKRVPLGHTWHHKSCGQCGHIPGYSTAIFWLHRKLGLEYEDPRDQTSCTAWNYYASATANQAAQAAVALRNFAAAHQSGYYPLIHCATSYGHYKEVRAEMVHHKALRDQVREILKKMGKPLVMPEEIVHYSEWIYAVRHEIAKRKVVDLSGITATVHPACHYYKLVQEDAIYDPDVYGGHRTAIVTGVAQALGVTVGDYSTWFDCCGFGFRHILVQRDFSRSFAVQQKIEAMRDEVNPDVTLTHDTGCVTTLDKSQFAAQAHTGVKAAIPVLSEAQFCALAMGAHPYRVCQLHWHAADYRPLLEKMGIDWRERWREFEDDVARLKANPGTYLTWDDAG; via the coding sequence ATGCCCATCAACCTCCCCGTTATCCAGCCCGGCACCCAGGCGAGGAAGGGACCCTTTGCGCGCCGCCCCGAGGACGCCGCCGAGAGCCTCCGGGAGCGGACCCTCGAGCTGGCCGAGCGGGGCGAGTGGATCGTGCAGCGCGTGCCAGAGCCGCACCTGGAGGTGCCCACGCGCTCGAGCGGCGTCAAGCGCGTCCCCCTCGGGCACACCTGGCACCACAAGAGCTGCGGGCAGTGCGGCCACATCCCCGGCTACTCCACCGCGATCTTCTGGCTGCACCGAAAGCTGGGGCTCGAGTACGAGGACCCCCGCGATCAGACCTCCTGCACGGCCTGGAACTACTACGCCTCGGCCACGGCGAACCAGGCCGCCCAGGCCGCCGTCGCCCTGCGCAACTTCGCCGCCGCCCACCAGTCCGGCTACTACCCGCTGATCCACTGCGCCACCTCCTACGGGCACTACAAGGAGGTCCGCGCCGAGATGGTCCATCACAAGGCCTTGCGCGACCAGGTGCGCGAGATCCTGAAGAAGATGGGCAAGCCGCTGGTGATGCCCGAGGAGATCGTGCACTACAGCGAGTGGATCTACGCCGTCCGCCACGAGATCGCCAAGCGCAAGGTGGTGGATCTCTCCGGGATCACGGCCACCGTCCACCCGGCGTGCCACTACTACAAGCTGGTGCAGGAGGACGCCATCTACGACCCCGACGTGTACGGCGGGCACCGGACGGCCATCGTCACCGGTGTTGCGCAGGCGCTCGGCGTCACGGTGGGGGACTACTCCACCTGGTTCGACTGCTGCGGCTTCGGCTTCCGCCACATCCTGGTCCAGCGCGACTTCAGCCGCTCGTTCGCCGTCCAGCAGAAGATCGAGGCCATGCGCGACGAGGTGAACCCGGACGTGACGCTGACCCACGACACCGGCTGCGTGACGACGCTGGACAAGAGCCAGTTCGCGGCGCAGGCGCATACCGGGGTGAAGGCCGCCATTCCCGTCCTGTCCGAGGCCCAGTTCTGCGCGCTCGCCATGGGGGCGCACCCGTACCGGGTCTGCCAGCTCCACTGGCACGCCGCCGACTACCGGCCGCTGCTCGAGAAGATGGGGATCGACTGGCGCGAGCGCTGGCGCGAGTTCGAGGACGACGTCGCGCGGCTCAAGGCGAATCCCGGGACCTACCTCACCTGGGACGACGCCGGGTAG
- a CDS encoding 4Fe-4S dicluster domain-containing protein: MPLAESLAREAPGPGGKPAEVPYAEKERLFAAVKADLRFEDYLYGCYECGICVAVCPSARFYDFSPRRIAQAVAREDVELVWEQMNGEIWECSQCFSCLRCPRKNNPGGIVTIMREVAVRNGLHSAQQALEGYSRIIYKIMSTGTQVSPDMIRPEAFPDWGPTARETAENLEVWRRAMPPETMHTTSTSWEVDDKTLTELYLIWHLTGVLDMIRTLDESLHMILVDVMEEKLEEAGYPLS; this comes from the coding sequence ATGCCTCTCGCGGAATCCCTTGCCCGCGAGGCGCCGGGGCCCGGAGGGAAGCCCGCGGAGGTCCCGTACGCCGAGAAGGAGCGCCTCTTCGCCGCGGTCAAGGCCGACCTCCGCTTCGAGGACTACCTCTACGGCTGCTACGAGTGCGGGATCTGCGTGGCGGTGTGCCCCTCGGCCCGCTTCTACGATTTCAGCCCGCGCCGCATCGCCCAGGCGGTGGCGCGGGAGGACGTGGAGCTGGTCTGGGAGCAGATGAACGGGGAGATCTGGGAGTGCTCCCAGTGCTTCTCGTGTCTCAGGTGCCCGCGCAAGAACAACCCCGGCGGCATCGTCACGATCATGCGCGAGGTGGCGGTCCGGAACGGGCTGCACTCCGCCCAGCAGGCGCTGGAGGGCTACAGCCGCATCATCTACAAGATCATGTCCACGGGCACCCAGGTCTCGCCGGACATGATCCGCCCCGAGGCCTTCCCGGACTGGGGGCCCACGGCCCGGGAGACCGCCGAGAACCTCGAGGTCTGGCGCCGGGCGATGCCGCCGGAGACCATGCACACGACGTCCACCTCCTGGGAAGTGGACGACAAGACGCTCACCGAGCTCTACCTGATCTGGCACCTCACCGGCGTCCTCGACATGATCCGGACCCTGGACGAGAGCCTCCACATGATCCTCGTGGACGTCATGGAGGAGAAGCTCGAAGAGGCGGGATACCCCCTGTCGTGA
- a CDS encoding DsrE family protein, which produces MSDGGVKRILYVQTSGVEAPGRSATVFFLAASAAAMDVEVRIYFTQTAPTLLRRGTPETLRVKPGGATLSHFMDQARDLGVRFYVCQPSLDLNDLKMEDLMEGVEMIGGAAFNDMALESDRVICF; this is translated from the coding sequence ATGAGCGACGGCGGGGTCAAGCGGATCTTGTACGTCCAGACCAGCGGCGTGGAGGCCCCGGGCCGGAGCGCCACCGTGTTCTTCCTCGCGGCCTCGGCGGCGGCCATGGACGTGGAGGTGAGGATCTACTTCACCCAGACCGCGCCGACCCTCCTGCGGCGGGGGACGCCGGAGACGCTGCGGGTCAAGCCGGGCGGGGCGACCCTCTCGCACTTCATGGACCAGGCCCGGGACCTCGGGGTCCGCTTCTACGTCTGCCAGCCGAGCCTGGACCTGAACGACCTCAAGATGGAGGACCTCATGGAGGGCGTCGAGATGATCGGCGGCGCCGCCTTCAACGACATGGCCCTCGAATCCGACCGCGTCATCTGCTTCTGA
- a CDS encoding winged helix-turn-helix transcriptional regulator has translation MARQSEHRLFELQAEMAKVLAHPTRLRILSRIGGGEVAYGALLTDLGVSKTNLSQHLAILRKGGVVAVRRDGVHVHYRLTFPEITDLCSAMRGVLAKHLAEHARQGRLLMRRAG, from the coding sequence GTGGCGCGCCAGTCGGAGCACCGCCTCTTCGAGCTGCAGGCCGAGATGGCCAAGGTGCTGGCCCACCCCACGCGCCTGCGGATCCTCAGCCGGATCGGGGGCGGCGAGGTGGCCTACGGCGCGCTCCTGACGGACCTGGGGGTCTCGAAGACCAATCTCTCCCAGCATCTGGCCATTCTCCGCAAGGGGGGCGTCGTCGCGGTCCGCCGGGACGGTGTGCACGTGCATTACCGGCTCACCTTTCCGGAGATCACGGACCTCTGCTCGGCCATGCGCGGGGTCCTCGCCAAGCACCTGGCGGAGCACGCCCGGCAGGGCCGGTTGCTGATGCGCCGGGCGGGCTGA
- a CDS encoding threonine synthase encodes MSRSFVTHVECTVCGRRHEAGRLLTVCEGCGQMLAVRYDLPAVAASVTKEAVGRRPHGMYRFRELLPLGPAEEAVDLGEGGTALLPLPRLGAHLGMRHLWAKDEGQNPTGSFKARGLGMAVTRARTLGVKGLMIPSAGNAGGAAAVYGARGGIPVAVVVPRGTPEAAVAEAVLAGAHVFTVEGSIATAGKLIAKVAPRLGWFDLATLKEPYRLEGKKTMGLELAEQLQWETPDYLMYPTGGGTGLVGIWKAYEELAAMGWLKTRQPRFVAVQAEGCAPVVKAWNDRAETTALWENPVTHAAGLRVPGPFAGRQMLAILRETGGCARAVSEGEIVEAQRLLARTEGIWVAPEAAAALAALLQLRDSGEAGPGDRVVMILTGCGLKCAPPALPPPVHLEGGDEEILARVRQRLAA; translated from the coding sequence ATTAGCCGCTCCTTCGTCACCCACGTCGAGTGCACGGTCTGCGGCCGGCGGCACGAGGCCGGCCGGCTCCTCACCGTGTGTGAGGGCTGCGGCCAGATGCTGGCCGTCCGTTACGACCTTCCCGCCGTCGCGGCCTCCGTCACCAAGGAGGCGGTCGGGCGGCGCCCGCACGGGATGTACCGCTTCCGCGAGCTCCTCCCCCTGGGGCCGGCCGAGGAGGCCGTGGACCTCGGTGAGGGCGGCACGGCGCTCCTCCCGCTGCCGCGGCTCGGCGCCCACCTCGGCATGCGACACCTCTGGGCCAAGGACGAGGGGCAGAACCCCACCGGCTCCTTCAAGGCGCGCGGCCTCGGGATGGCGGTGACCCGGGCGCGCACGCTGGGCGTCAAGGGGCTCATGATCCCCTCGGCCGGCAATGCCGGCGGTGCCGCCGCCGTGTACGGGGCCCGCGGGGGGATCCCCGTCGCCGTGGTCGTACCGCGCGGCACGCCCGAGGCGGCCGTGGCCGAGGCCGTCCTCGCCGGCGCGCACGTCTTCACGGTCGAGGGCTCCATCGCCACCGCCGGCAAGCTGATCGCCAAGGTCGCCCCCCGCCTCGGCTGGTTCGACCTGGCCACCTTGAAGGAGCCCTACCGCCTCGAGGGCAAGAAGACCATGGGGCTCGAGCTGGCCGAGCAGCTCCAGTGGGAGACGCCCGACTACCTCATGTACCCCACCGGAGGTGGCACGGGGCTCGTGGGCATCTGGAAAGCCTACGAGGAGCTCGCCGCGATGGGCTGGCTCAAGACACGCCAGCCCCGCTTCGTGGCCGTCCAGGCCGAGGGGTGCGCCCCGGTGGTGAAGGCGTGGAACGACAGGGCGGAGACGACGGCGCTCTGGGAGAACCCGGTGACCCACGCCGCGGGCCTCCGGGTCCCCGGCCCCTTCGCGGGGCGGCAGATGCTCGCCATCCTCAGGGAGACAGGCGGCTGCGCCCGGGCCGTGAGCGAGGGGGAGATCGTGGAGGCCCAGCGCCTCCTGGCCCGGACCGAAGGGATCTGGGTCGCCCCCGAGGCGGCCGCGGCGCTGGCCGCGCTGCTGCAGCTGCGGGACAGCGGCGAGGCGGGGCCCGGGGACCGGGTCGTCATGATCCTCACGGGCTGCGGCCTCAAGTGCGCGCCCCCGGCGCTGCCCCCGCCCGTGCACCTCGAGGGAGGGGACGAGGAGATCCTCGCCCGCGTGCGGCAGCGCCTCGCCGCCTGA
- the fusA gene encoding elongation factor G codes for MATDITKIRNIGIVGHGGVGKTSLVEAMLFAAGAVTRLGRVDDGTTTTDFDPDEIKRKISLSTAVAYCDYKGHRLNFVDTPGYGDFVSDARAGLRVVSAAVVVVDAVAGVQVQTEKVWKIANDYALPRVVVLNRMDRERADFFRSLESLQRRLKGRLCPLQVPMGGEADFKGVVDLIKMKALLLADGKVKEADIPSEVMETAKAWREKLTEAAAETDDDLLAKYLEEGAIGEDEMVKALGRAIAGGALVPVLAAAATRSIGVHALMDLIIQEFPSPAERAEVEGIDPRTKAAVRRAADPGAPLSALVFKTISDPHVGKLSVFRVYSGTFRSDSQVLNAGREARERVGHLGWLMGKTQKPVEALGPGEVGVVTKLKDTLTGDTLCDEAAPVVLPGITFPEPAISFAIQPRTRGDEDKISTALQRMAEEDPTLHHHYDPETKQLLVSGMGQLHVEVAVERMRRKYNVDVLVLPPRIPYKETVKGRAEVQGKYKKQTGGRGQYGDTWLRIEPLSRGGGFEFVDDIFGGAIPRNFIPSVEKGVRDCMKRGIMAGYPVVDLKVTLYDGSYHDVDSSDMAFQIAASMGLQKGFMEAHPILLEPIMNVEVTAPADNAGDVIGDLNGRRGRIVGMEPDGEIVAVRAQAPMAEMLTYESSLRSMTGGRGGYSMEFSHYEEVPAHTAEKVVAAARAEKEKSH; via the coding sequence ATGGCCACGGACATCACGAAGATCCGCAACATCGGCATCGTCGGCCACGGGGGGGTGGGCAAGACCTCCCTGGTCGAGGCGATGCTGTTCGCGGCCGGTGCCGTCACGCGGCTCGGCCGGGTAGACGACGGGACGACGACCACCGACTTCGACCCCGACGAGATCAAGCGCAAGATCTCGCTCAGCACGGCCGTGGCCTACTGCGACTACAAGGGCCATCGCCTCAACTTCGTGGACACGCCCGGGTACGGCGACTTCGTCTCCGACGCCCGCGCGGGGCTCCGCGTGGTGTCGGCCGCCGTGGTGGTGGTGGACGCGGTGGCCGGCGTCCAGGTCCAGACGGAGAAGGTCTGGAAGATCGCCAACGACTACGCGCTGCCCCGCGTCGTCGTGCTCAACCGCATGGACCGGGAGCGCGCCGACTTCTTCCGCTCGCTCGAATCGCTCCAGCGCCGCCTCAAAGGGCGCCTGTGCCCGCTCCAGGTGCCCATGGGCGGGGAGGCCGACTTCAAGGGTGTCGTGGACCTGATCAAGATGAAGGCCCTCCTTCTGGCCGACGGCAAGGTCAAGGAGGCCGACATCCCGAGCGAGGTGATGGAGACGGCCAAGGCCTGGCGCGAGAAGCTCACCGAGGCGGCGGCCGAGACCGACGACGACCTCCTGGCCAAGTACCTCGAGGAGGGCGCCATCGGCGAGGACGAGATGGTGAAGGCGCTGGGCCGCGCCATCGCCGGGGGCGCGCTGGTGCCCGTGCTGGCCGCCGCGGCCACCCGGAGCATCGGCGTCCACGCGCTGATGGACCTGATCATCCAGGAATTCCCCTCGCCCGCCGAGCGGGCAGAGGTGGAGGGCATCGACCCCAGGACCAAGGCCGCCGTCCGCCGCGCCGCCGACCCCGGCGCGCCGCTGTCGGCGCTGGTCTTCAAGACCATCTCGGACCCGCACGTGGGGAAGCTCTCCGTCTTCCGCGTCTACTCGGGGACGTTCCGCTCGGACAGCCAGGTGCTCAACGCCGGCCGGGAGGCGCGGGAGCGCGTGGGCCATCTCGGGTGGCTCATGGGCAAGACGCAGAAGCCCGTGGAGGCGCTCGGCCCCGGGGAGGTCGGCGTCGTGACCAAGCTCAAGGACACGCTGACCGGCGACACCCTGTGCGACGAGGCCGCCCCCGTCGTGCTCCCCGGCATCACCTTTCCCGAGCCGGCCATCTCGTTCGCCATCCAGCCGCGGACGCGGGGGGACGAGGACAAGATCTCGACGGCGCTGCAGCGCATGGCCGAGGAGGACCCGACGCTCCACCACCACTACGACCCGGAGACCAAGCAGCTCCTGGTGTCCGGCATGGGCCAGCTCCACGTGGAGGTGGCGGTGGAGCGGATGAGGCGCAAGTACAACGTGGACGTCCTCGTCCTGCCCCCGCGCATCCCCTACAAGGAGACCGTGAAGGGGCGCGCGGAGGTCCAGGGCAAGTACAAGAAGCAGACGGGCGGGCGGGGGCAGTACGGCGACACGTGGCTCAGGATCGAGCCCCTCTCGCGCGGCGGCGGCTTCGAGTTCGTGGACGACATCTTCGGCGGCGCCATCCCGCGCAACTTCATCCCCTCCGTGGAGAAGGGGGTCCGCGACTGCATGAAGCGCGGCATCATGGCCGGCTACCCGGTGGTGGACCTCAAGGTCACGCTCTACGACGGCTCCTACCACGACGTGGACTCCTCGGACATGGCCTTCCAGATCGCCGCCTCCATGGGGCTGCAGAAGGGGTTCATGGAGGCGCATCCGATCCTGCTGGAGCCGATCATGAACGTGGAGGTGACGGCCCCGGCCGACAATGCCGGCGACGTCATCGGCGACCTCAACGGGCGGCGCGGGCGGATCGTCGGTATGGAGCCCGACGGCGAGATCGTGGCGGTGCGGGCGCAGGCGCCCATGGCCGAGATGCTCACCTACGAGTCGAGCCTGCGCTCCATGACCGGCGGGCGCGGCGGCTACTCCATGGAATTCTCCCACTACGAGGAGGTGCCGGCGCACACCGCCGAGAAGGTGGTGGCCGCCGCCCGGGCCGAGAAAGAAAAGAGCCATTAG
- a CDS encoding fumarylacetoacetate hydrolase family protein: MHLVTFRRGRGQAKVGAVWHEAVLDLGGLARDLAAQRGTVRRGRGGFPKSLLELIQGGEGALALAREAWEYGRGLVDQQALDELARRKLAYPLKRVRLLAPIPVPGRNVFCLGRNYADHAAERGAAVPEHPVYFTKPATAVVGPGEPVVHHAVTQELDYEVELAAVIGRGGRDIERAQALGHVFGYTVINDVTARDLQKRHTQWFKGKSLDTFCPMGPVLVTADEIPDPQALAIALRVNGQVRQSSHTSKMIFPVAECIEVLSRAMTLLPGDVIATGTPEGVGAATGAFLKAGDRMEAEVERIGVLANKVVAP; the protein is encoded by the coding sequence ATGCATCTGGTGACCTTCCGGCGGGGACGCGGTCAAGCCAAGGTCGGGGCCGTGTGGCACGAGGCGGTCCTCGATCTCGGCGGGCTCGCCAGGGACCTCGCTGCTCAGCGCGGGACCGTGCGGCGCGGGCGCGGCGGCTTTCCCAAGAGCCTGCTCGAGCTGATCCAGGGCGGGGAGGGGGCGCTGGCTCTGGCCCGCGAGGCCTGGGAATACGGCCGGGGCCTGGTGGACCAGCAGGCGCTGGACGAGCTGGCGCGGCGCAAGCTGGCGTACCCGCTCAAGCGGGTCCGGCTGCTGGCCCCGATCCCGGTGCCCGGGCGCAACGTCTTCTGCCTCGGGCGCAACTACGCCGACCACGCGGCGGAGCGCGGCGCCGCCGTCCCGGAGCACCCCGTGTACTTCACCAAGCCCGCCACCGCCGTGGTCGGTCCCGGCGAGCCCGTGGTCCATCACGCCGTCACCCAGGAGCTGGACTACGAGGTGGAGCTGGCCGCTGTCATCGGCCGGGGCGGGCGCGACATCGAGCGGGCCCAGGCGCTCGGACACGTCTTCGGCTACACGGTCATCAACGACGTGACGGCACGCGATCTGCAGAAGCGCCACACCCAGTGGTTCAAGGGGAAGTCCCTCGACACCTTCTGCCCCATGGGGCCGGTGCTCGTGACGGCCGACGAGATCCCGGATCCCCAGGCGCTCGCCATCGCCCTCCGCGTCAATGGCCAGGTGCGCCAGTCGAGCCACACCTCCAAGATGATCTTCCCGGTGGCCGAGTGCATCGAGGTGCTGTCGCGCGCGATGACGCTCCTGCCGGGCGACGTCATCGCGACCGGCACGCCGGAGGGGGTGGGCGCCGCCACGGGGGCCTTCCTCAAGGCGGGGGACCGGATGGAGGCCGAGGTCGAGCGCATCGGCGTCCTCGCCAACAAGGTGGTGGCGCCCTAG